The following are from one region of the Coffea eugenioides isolate CCC68of chromosome 2, Ceug_1.0, whole genome shotgun sequence genome:
- the LOC113760328 gene encoding 1-aminocyclopropane-1-carboxylate oxidase homolog 1-like — translation MTTFPELDGKVKELKEFDDTKVGVRGLLDSGVAEVPRIFIRPPESHDPEANKTTGDDGSNSPLPQVPTIDLQGFDIPSRRAEIVDEISQALGTWGFFQMVNHGIPTGVLDNLLRSTREFHEQPEETRMEFYSRDPARKVKYYSTGDLYLTKVAQWKDTLSCDFDDTSKIDLESFPEICRNEIGDYLNRLNGLKNLLAELLSEALGLSRGHLASLECFDIQRLLCHYYPPCPEPDLTIGIMKHSDPYILTILLQDDIGGLQILHKNRWLDVTPVEGALLVNAGDLLQLITNDKFTSVEHRVIAKRVGPRRSVACFIYPRNKNQSKPYGPVKELLSDKNPQIYRETSFNEYVRYYASKGLDGVKALPHFHLTSADS, via the exons ATGACTACTTTTCCAGAACTTGATGGAAAGGTGAAAGAGTTGAAGGAGTTCGATGACACGAAGGTTGGTGTAAGAGGACTCCTGGATTCCGGGGTGGCAGAGGTCCCAAGAATTTTCATCCGTCCACCGGAGAGTCATGATCCAGAGGCTAACAAAACAACGGGAGATGATGGCAGCAACAGTCCCCTCCCGCAGGTTCCCACCATAGACCTTCAGGGCTTTGATATCCCATCAAGAAGGGCCGAAATTGTTGATGAAATTAGTCAGGCACTGGGGACCTGGGGTTTCTTCCAAATGGTTAATCATGGGATTCCCACGGGTGTGTTGGACAACTTGTTGAGAAGCACCAGGGAATTTCATGAGCAACCCGAGGAAACGAGGATGGAATTCTACAGCCGTGATCCTGCGAGGAAGGTGAAATATTACTCCACCGGGGATCTTTATCTAACAAAAGTTGCTCAGTGGAAAGATACCCTCTCCTGCGATTTCGACGATACCAGTAAAATCGACTTGGAAAGCTTCCCTGAGATTTGCAG AAACGAAATTGGTGATTATCTGAATCGGTTGAATGGATTGAAAAACCTGCTGGCTGAGTTATTGTCCGAAGCTCTGGGCCTATCCAGGGGCCACCTTGCCAGTTTGGAATGCTTCGACATCCAGAGACTCCTATGTCATTATTATCCACCATGTCCCGAGCCTGACTTGACCATAGGCATAATGAAGCACTCCGACCCATACATCCTCACAATCCTCCTGCAAGATGACATCGGGGGTCTCCAAATCCTTCACAAGAACCGATGGCTGGATGTAACTCCTGTTGAAGGAGCCCTTTTGGTAAACGCTGGAGATCTGTTGCAG CTGATTACCAACGATAAGTTCACAAGTGTGGAACACAGGGTGATAGCTAAAAGAGTCGGTCCAAGACGCTCAGTTGCATGTTTCATTTACCCAAGAAACAAGAATCAATCCAAGCCGTACGGGCCAGTGAAGGAGCTTCTATCCGACAAGAATCCGCAGATATACAGGGAAACCAGCTTCAATGAATACGTCAGGTATTATGCTTCTAAAGGTCTTGATGGTGTCAAAGCGCTTCCTCACTTCCATTTGACAAGTGCAGACAGCTAG
- the LOC113762491 gene encoding COP9 signalosome complex subunit 1, translated as MEAEDDIGRYMMDENEIYANGGDGAGGEPQRQRPIISGEQLDVEAYAALYSGRTKIMRLLFIAERCDNVSMQLEALRMAYDEIKKGENTHIFRDVVQKIDGRLGPNYGPDPAWADAVDRRAEQRREKLENELNAYRTNLIKESIRMGYNDFGDFYYAHGALAEAFKNYVRTRDYCTTSKHIVHMCLNAILVSIEMGQFTHVTSYVSKAEQSPDAVDAVTSAKLHCAAGLAHLEGKKYKLAARKFLETGPELGNNYTEVIAAQDVATYGGLCALASFDRTELKSKVIDNSNFRNFLELVPEIRELIQDFYTSHYASCLEYLGNLKANLLLDIHLHDHVETLYDQIRNKALIQYTHPFVSVDLCMMANAFKTSIAGLEKELEALITENQIQARIDSHNKVLYARHADQRNATFQRVLQTGGEFDRDVRAMLLRVSLMKHDYALKASRKQH; from the exons ATGGAAGCCGAAGACGACATCGGGAGATATATGATGGACGAGAACGAGATCTATGCTAACGGCGGCGACGGCGCCGGTGGGGAACCGCAGCGTCAGAGACCAATAATCAGCGGAGAGCAGCTCGACGTCGAGGCGTATGCGGCGTTGTACAGCGGGAGAACGAAAATTATGCGGCTTCTTTTCATCGCCGAGCGATGCGACAATGTTTCTATGCAATTGGAAGCTTTGAGAATGGCGTACGATGAgatcaaaaagggagagaataCTCATATTTTCAGGGATGTTGTTCAGAAAATTGATGGGCGTTTGGGCCCTAATTACGGCCCGGACCCAGCATGGGCTGATGCGGTTGATCGTCGTGCTGAGCAGAGGAGGGAGAAGCTCGAGAACGAACTTAATGCTTATAGG ACAAATTTGATAAAAGAGAGCATTAGAATGGGATACAATGATTTTGGTGACTTTTACTATGCACATGGTGCACTTGCAGAAGCATTTAAGAATTATGTGCGTACTCGTGATTACTGTACGACTTCAAAGCATATTGTTCATATGTGTTTGAATGCAATTTTGGTTAGCATTGAGATGGGCCAATTCACACATGTTACAAGTTACGTCAGCAAAGCAGAGCAGAGTCCAGATGCTGTGGATGCTGTCACAAGCGCAAAACTGCATTGTGCCGCTGGGTTAGCGCACTTGGAGGGTAAAAAGTACAAGCTTGCTGCTCGCAAG TTCTTGGAAACTGGTCCAGAATTGGGTAATAACTATACAGAAGTAATAGCGGCTCAGGATGTTGCAACATATGGTGGATTATGTGCTCTTGCAAGTTTTGACCGAACAGAACTAAAG AGCAAAGTTATAGACAACAGTAACTTTAGGAATTTCTTAGAGCTGGTACCAGAGATAAGAGAACTTATTCAGGATTTCTATACAAG CCACTACGCTTCATGTCTGGAGTACTTGGGAAATCTGAAAGCTAACCTGTTGCTTGACATTCATTTGCATGACCATGTGGAGACATTGTATGATCAAATCCGTAACAAAGCTCTCATACAGTACACTCACCCATTCGTCTCTGTTGATCTGTGTATGATGGCCAATGCTTTTAAGACTAGTATTGCTGGACTTGAGAAGGAGCTTGAAGCTTTGATTACTGAAAATCAAATACAG GCTCGAATTGACTCCCACAATAAAGTTCTCTATGCACGGCATGCGGATCAGAGAAATGCCACGTTCCAGAGGGTGCTGCAGACGGGTGGTGAATTTGACCGGGATGTGAGGGCTATGTTATTGAGAGTAAGTCTCATGAAGCACGATTACGCTCTCAAGGCATCAAGGAAACAGCACTGA
- the LOC113762257 gene encoding probable methyltransferase PMT13 has protein sequence MGHLNLPSSKQRNNARQWRLLDLVTAILFGAVFIFFVLVFTPLGDSLAASGRQTLLRSSMGAADPLQRARLVALVESTGNPVIDSCPAEMVDHMPCEDPRINSQLSREMNFYRERHCPAPEQTPLCLIPPPQGYRVSVQWPESLRKIWHDNMPYNKIADRKGHQGWMKKEGPYFIFPGGGTMFPDGAVQYIEKLKQYIPIAGGVLRTALDMGCGVASFGGYLLAEDILTLSFAPRDSHKAQIQFALERGIPAFVAMLGTRRLPFPAFSFDLMHCSRCLIPFTAYNATYFLEVDRLLRPGGYLVISGPPVQWPKQDKEWADLQAVARALCYELIVVDGNTVIWKKPMESCLPNQNEFGLGFCDESDDPNVAWYFKMKKCISQTSAVKGEFAIGRIPKWPERLTKAPSRATSRRNGMDVFDADTRRWVRRVAYYKKSLNVKLGTSSIRNVMDMNALFGGFAAALTSDPVWVMNVVPARQHSMLGVIYDRGLIGMYHDWCEPFSTYPRTYDLIHAVSVESLIKDSSSGKLRCNLVDLMVEIDRMLRPEGTVVVRDSPEMIDKVARIARAVRWRVAIHEKEPESNGREKILVGTKNLWKLPSASN, from the exons ATGGGTCACTTGAATCTACCCTCATCTAAGCAGCGGAACAACGCTCGCCAATGGCGCCTACTCGACCTAGTCACTGCTATTCTGTTTGGGgcagtttttattttctttgtcttGGTCTTTACCCCACTGGGGGACTCTCTGGCCGCGTCCGGGCGGCAGACTCTGCTCCGCTCCTCTATGGGTGCAGCCGATCCGCTGCAACGGGCGAGACTCGTTGCTCTAGTGGAATCCACTGGCAACCCGGTAATTGATTCTTGCCCTGCCGAGATGGTGGATCATATGCCCTGTGAAGATCCCAGGATTAATAGCCAGCTTAGTAGAGAGATGAATTTCTACAGGGAAAGGCATTGTCCTGCACCTGAGCAGACGCCCCTTTGCTTGATTCCTCCCCCTCAGGGGTACCGAGTTTCGGTTCAGTGGCCAGAGAGCTTGCGCAAG ATATGGCACGATAATATGCCGTACAATAAAATAGCTGATAGAAAAGGTCACCAGGGATGGATGAAAAAGGAAGGTCCATACTTCATCTTTCCTGGTGGTGGCACTATGTTCCCAGATGGAGCTGTACAATATATCGAAAAACTTAAACAGTACATCCCTATAGCTGGTGGAGTTTTGAGAACAGCTCTTGACATGGGGTGTGGG GTTGCAAGTTTCGGGGGTTACCTACTAGCAGAAGACATTTTAACTCTTTCATTTGCTCCAAGAGATTCACATAAAGCACAAATACAGTTTGCTTTGGAAAGAGGAATACCAGCATTTGTTGCCATGCTTGGCACTCGCAGACTTCCATTTCCAGCTTTTTCATTTGATCTAATGCACTGTTCTCGATGCTTGATTCCTTTCACTGCCTACA ATGCAACATACTTCCTGGAAGTTGATCGATTACTTCGCCCAGGAGGGTACTTGGTCATCTCTGGCCCCCCTGTACAGTGGCCTAAACAAGATAAGGAATGGGCAGACCTCCAGGCAGTGGCCAGAGCACTGTGTTATGAACTGATTGTTGTGGATGGGAACACTGTCATCTGGAAAAAGCCTATGGAATCATGTCTTCCAAATCAAAATGAATTTGGGCTGGGATTTTGTGATGAATCTGATGACCCAAATGTTGCATG GTACTTCAAAATGAAGAAATGCATTAGCCAGACTTCTGCTGTAAAGGGAGAGTTTGCTATTGGTAGAATTCCAAAATGGCCAGAAAGGTTGACAAAAGCTCCTTCAAGGGCCACGTCACGGAGAAATGGAATGGATGTCTTTGATGCTGATACCCGACGATGGGTGAGGAGAGTTGCTTACTATAAAAAATCATTAAATGTGAAGCTAGGAACATCATCCATTAGAAATGTCATGGACATGAATGCATTATTTGGGGGCTTTGCTGCTGCATTAACTTCTGATCCTGTCTGGGTGATGAATGTCGTTCCTGCTCGCCAACACTCGATGCTTGGTGTCATTTATGACAGAGGCCTTATTGGAATGTACCATGATTG GTGTGAACCTTTCTCCACATATCCCCGGACTTATGATCTCATTCATGCAGTGTCTGTTGAATCTCTTATAAAGGATTCTAGTTCTGGGAAGCTGAG ATGTAACCTTGTGGATTTAATGGTTGAGATCGATAGGATGTTGCGCCCAGAAGGTACAGTTGTGGTCAGAGACTCACCGGAAATGATCGACAAAGTTGCTCGCATTGCTCGTGCAGTAAGATGGAGGGTTGCTATACATGAAAAAGAGCCCGAATCAAATGGGAGGGAGAAAATTCTGGTCGGAACAAAAAATTTGTGGAAGCTGCCTTCAGCATCCAACTGA